In a single window of the Cydia amplana chromosome 4, ilCydAmpl1.1, whole genome shotgun sequence genome:
- the LOC134663119 gene encoding transmembrane protein 205 — MCNMCTRDVAADSAPLPPPPKKTNSLERMKRKHGIVTDPENEEKQREVAYQPDLLAVSTQYSKVAYDIFKSTLVRVQETKAYVVLTRTSQPFHVALAVLVILAWLARPGGTGNLRGWRALYVGAVATHLGSQVWMTLVSGIVLYFNLPRHEFGRVQTVLFPVYYAFNACVSLVALFAYLRTQTITRFEHASWIQFALLTAVFLIEAYVRLRLVSPMLRAKHIKTQMEETAGGGQEVGRLILGELAHCPRYLRVLKAFRAYHSTIAVGTMLTLGCSLYSTMVIVDAMCR; from the exons atgtgtaataTGTGCACTCGTGACGTCGCCGCGGACAGTgcgccgctgccgccgccgccgaagAAGACCAACAGCTTGGAACGCATGAAGAGGAAGCATGGAATAGTCACAGACCCTGAGAATGAGGAGAAGCAGAGGGAGGTGGCCTACCAGCCGGACCTGCTGGCCGTGTCCACGCAGTACTCCAAAGTGGCTTACGACATCTTCAAATCCACGCTGGTCCGCGTGCAAGAAACTAAGGCTTATGT TGTTCTGACGCGAACATCACAACCATTCCACGTGGCGCTGGCGGTGCTGGTGATCCTGGCCTGGCTGGCGCGCCCCGGGGGCACGGGTAACCTGCGCGGCTGGCGCGCGCTCTACGTCGGCGCCGTGGCCACGCACCTCGGCTCGCAAGTGTGGATGACGCTCGTCTCCG GCATCGTGCTATACTTCAATCTCCCCCGGCACGAGTTCGGACGCGTCCAGACGGTGCTGTTCCCCGTGTACTACGCGTTCAACGCCTGCGTGAGCCTGGTCGCGTTGTTCGCGTACCTCCGGACGCAGACCATCACTCGGTTCGAGCACGCTAGCTGGATACAG TTTGCGCTGCTAACCGCGGTGTTCCTGATAGAGGCCTACGTGCGTCTTCGCCTGGTGAGCCCCATGCTGCGCGCCAAACACATTAAGACTCAGATGGAGGAGACTGCAGGTGGCGGACAAGAA GTCGGCCGCCTGATCCTGGGCGAGCTGGCGCACTGTCCCCGCTACCTGCGCGTGCTGAAGGCCTTCCGCGCCTACCACTCCACCATCGCCGTCGGCACCATGCTGACGCTCGGCTGCTCGTTGTATTCCACCATGGTGATCGTAGACGCCATGTGCCGCTAG